One genomic region from Streptomyces sp. NBC_01431 encodes:
- the nuoK gene encoding NADH-quinone oxidoreductase subunit NuoK translates to MNPVNYLYLAALLFTIGAAGVLIRRNAIVVFMCVELMLNACNLAFVCFSRLHGNLDGQVIAFFTMVVAAAEVVVGLAIIVSLFRSRHSASVDDASLMKL, encoded by the coding sequence GTGAATCCGGTCAACTACCTGTATCTGGCAGCCCTGTTGTTCACCATCGGCGCCGCCGGGGTGCTCATCAGGCGGAACGCGATCGTGGTCTTCATGTGCGTCGAGCTGATGCTCAACGCCTGCAACCTCGCCTTCGTCTGCTTCTCCCGGCTGCACGGCAACCTCGACGGCCAGGTCATCGCGTTCTTCACGATGGTCGTCGCCGCCGCGGAGGTCGTCGTCGGGCTCGCGATCATCGTGTCGCTCTTCCGTTCCCGCCACTCGGCCTCGGTCGACGACGCCAGCCTGATGAAGCTGTAA
- a CDS encoding NADH-quinone oxidoreductase subunit J, with the protein MSAPTDVLAVAASHTSTGEALQFWVLGTVAVIGALCTILMKKSVHSALCLAGTMIILAVFYLANGAYFLGVVQIVVYTGAIMMLFLFVVMLVGVTAADSLKETIKGQRWWAAACGLGFGVLLIAGIANASLKTFTGLGQANANGNVEGLATLIFTKYVFAFEITGALLITSAVGAMVLTHRERTERAKTQREMSEERVRGKHLPPLPAPGVYARHNAVDVAGLLPDGTPAELTVNQTLRGRGQIRDVSSEALADLKALEQRSEERLGRDEEAVK; encoded by the coding sequence ATGAGCGCGCCCACCGACGTGCTGGCCGTGGCCGCCTCGCACACCTCCACCGGGGAAGCCCTCCAGTTCTGGGTGCTCGGCACGGTCGCCGTGATCGGCGCCCTGTGCACCATCTTGATGAAGAAGTCCGTGCACAGCGCGCTCTGCCTCGCCGGGACCATGATCATCCTGGCGGTCTTCTACCTCGCCAACGGGGCGTACTTCCTGGGCGTCGTCCAGATCGTCGTCTACACCGGCGCGATCATGATGCTGTTCCTCTTCGTCGTCATGCTGGTCGGCGTCACCGCCGCCGACTCGCTGAAGGAGACCATCAAGGGGCAGCGCTGGTGGGCCGCGGCCTGCGGGCTCGGCTTCGGAGTGCTCCTCATCGCCGGCATCGCCAACGCCTCACTGAAGACCTTCACCGGTCTCGGCCAGGCCAACGCCAATGGAAACGTCGAGGGTTTGGCGACCCTGATCTTCACCAAGTACGTCTTCGCCTTCGAGATCACCGGCGCCCTCCTCATCACCTCGGCGGTCGGCGCGATGGTGCTCACCCACCGGGAGCGCACCGAGCGCGCCAAGACCCAGCGCGAGATGTCCGAGGAGCGCGTACGCGGCAAGCACCTGCCCCCGCTGCCCGCCCCCGGTGTCTACGCCCGGCACAACGCGGTGGACGTCGCCGGACTGCTGCCCGACGGCACGCCGGCGGAGCTCACCGTCAACCAGACGCTGCGCGGCCGCGGCCAGATCCGCGACGTGTCGAGCGAGGCGCTCGCCGACCTCAAGGCCCTGGAGCAGCGCTCCGAGGAGCGGCTCGGCCGGGACGAGGAGGCGGTCAAGTGA
- the nuoI gene encoding NADH-quinone oxidoreductase subunit NuoI has protein sequence MEPTGPAKSAEPAKASGGKALNPVAGFGVTFKAMFKRRLTEQYPEQQKTTAPRFHGRHQLNRHPDGLEKCVGCELCAWACPADAIYVEGADNTEEERYSPGERYGRVYQINYARCILCGLCIEACPTRALTMTNEFELADSSRESLIYTKEQLLAGLEDTMVDTPHAIYPGMDEQDYYRGLVTEAAPGTVRQVALSKGERPQEAASTFGEDEPASGKVVEA, from the coding sequence ATCGAACCGACCGGTCCGGCGAAGTCCGCGGAGCCCGCGAAGGCGTCCGGGGGCAAGGCCCTGAACCCCGTGGCCGGCTTCGGCGTGACCTTCAAGGCCATGTTCAAGAGGCGGCTGACCGAGCAGTACCCGGAACAGCAGAAGACCACGGCGCCGCGCTTCCACGGCCGCCACCAGCTCAACCGGCATCCGGACGGCCTGGAGAAGTGCGTCGGCTGCGAACTGTGCGCCTGGGCCTGTCCGGCCGACGCCATCTATGTGGAGGGCGCGGACAACACCGAGGAGGAGCGCTACTCGCCGGGCGAGCGCTACGGCCGCGTCTACCAGATCAACTACGCCCGCTGCATCCTGTGCGGCCTGTGCATCGAGGCCTGCCCGACCCGGGCGCTGACGATGACCAACGAGTTCGAACTGGCCGACTCCTCCCGCGAGAGCCTGATCTACACCAAGGAGCAGCTGCTCGCGGGTCTTGAGGACACCATGGTCGACACCCCGCACGCGATCTACCCGGGCATGGACGAGCAGGACTACTACCGCGGTCTGGTCACCGAGGCCGCGCCCGGCACCGTCCGGCAGGTGGCGCTCAGCAAGGGGGAGCGGCCGCAGGAGGCCGCCTCCACCTTCGGCGAGGACGAGCCCGCGTCCGGCAAGGTGGTGGAGGCATGA
- the nuoH gene encoding NADH-quinone oxidoreductase subunit NuoH — MITFAAEDLSLFGRDPWWLVVVKAVFCFAFLMVTVLFSIVWERKVVAWMQLRIGPNRHGPWGMLQSLADGIKLMLKEDVIVKRADKVVYVLAPIIAAIPAFMAIAVIPFGPSDNEVSIFGQRTTMQLTDLPIAMLYVLAVASVGIYGIVLAGWSSGSTYPLLGGLRSCAQMISYEIAMGAAFASVFLYSGSMSTSKIVEAQGDRWYIVLLPVSFIIYIVTMVGETNRAPFDMPESEGDLVGGFNTEYSSIKFAMFMLAEYVNMVTVSAVAVTLFLGGWRAPWPISTFWVGANHGWWPMLWFVIKVQLLLFFFIWLRGTLPRVRYDQLMKLGWKVLIPVSVLWLMLVATVRALRNDGYDFSKIVLYVGGALITVLLLSFVADIFRGRKEAAEAKAPPAAFDPMAGGFPVPPLPGQTLPPVPRRRPRQERELIVSGGSDTDSDREGREGDGA; from the coding sequence GCTGTTCGGCCGCGACCCCTGGTGGCTCGTCGTCGTCAAGGCCGTCTTCTGCTTCGCGTTCCTGATGGTGACCGTGCTGTTCTCCATCGTGTGGGAGCGCAAGGTCGTCGCCTGGATGCAGTTGCGCATCGGCCCCAACCGGCACGGCCCCTGGGGCATGCTCCAGTCGCTCGCCGACGGCATCAAGCTGATGCTGAAGGAAGATGTCATCGTCAAGAGGGCCGACAAGGTCGTCTACGTCCTGGCCCCGATCATCGCCGCGATCCCCGCGTTCATGGCGATCGCGGTGATCCCCTTCGGGCCCTCGGACAACGAGGTGTCCATCTTCGGCCAGCGCACCACGATGCAGCTCACCGACCTGCCGATCGCGATGCTCTACGTCCTCGCGGTCGCCTCCGTCGGCATCTACGGCATCGTCCTCGCGGGCTGGTCGTCCGGGTCGACGTACCCGCTGCTCGGAGGCTTGCGCTCGTGCGCGCAGATGATCTCGTACGAGATCGCCATGGGCGCGGCCTTCGCCTCGGTGTTCCTCTACTCCGGGTCGATGTCGACCTCGAAGATCGTGGAGGCGCAGGGCGACCGCTGGTACATCGTGCTGCTGCCGGTGTCGTTCATCATCTACATCGTCACGATGGTCGGCGAGACCAACCGGGCACCGTTCGACATGCCGGAGTCCGAGGGCGACCTGGTGGGCGGCTTCAACACCGAGTACTCGTCCATCAAGTTCGCGATGTTCATGCTCGCCGAGTACGTCAACATGGTCACCGTCTCGGCGGTCGCGGTCACCCTGTTCCTCGGCGGCTGGCGCGCCCCCTGGCCCATCAGCACCTTCTGGGTGGGCGCGAACCACGGCTGGTGGCCGATGCTCTGGTTCGTCATCAAGGTCCAGCTGCTGCTCTTCTTCTTCATCTGGCTGCGCGGCACGCTGCCGCGGGTCCGCTACGACCAGCTGATGAAGCTGGGGTGGAAGGTGCTGATCCCGGTCTCGGTCCTCTGGCTGATGCTGGTCGCGACCGTACGGGCGCTGCGCAACGACGGCTACGACTTCTCGAAGATCGTGCTGTACGTGGGCGGCGCGCTCATCACGGTGCTGCTCCTCTCCTTCGTCGCGGACATCTTCCGCGGCCGGAAGGAGGCCGCGGAGGCGAAGGCGCCGCCCGCCGCGTTCGACCCGATGGCCGGTGGGTTCCCGGTGCCTCCGCTGCCCGGACAGACCCTCCCGCCCGTACCCCGCCGACGGCCGCGCCAAGAGCGCGAGTTGATTGTCAGTGGTGGGTCCGATACTGACAGTGACCGAGAGGGAAGGGAGGGCGACGGTGCCTGA